CATCGATGCTAACCTGAAAAAAAACATTCAAGAACACGCACACTTGTATTACAAAACTCCATTTGCAGTTTCCACATTTATTGTGAGTATATAACCATTGAGTTTTTGGTTCTTTACTTGCTAGCATCAAGAAGAAACCGGTCCATTTCTCCTCGGGAGGGACGATTGTCTCCTGCTCAAACAAGATGAAGTGGCCTCTATCAAGCAAGCTTTAAGATGAATGCTTTGAAAGTTAAGACAAGATTTTTACCGGTCGGGGTTCTAGCACCGGAAGTAGGAGTGGCGGAGTTATTGCACGAAGATTCTCGAAAGTGAAGACCAACCAAGAGACTATAATCCATGATCCTCTCTTGTTCAAGAAATTCACAGTCTTTGTCCACTTGCCTGTCAAGAAAAAAATGTTTCAAATCAGGTGATTCCTAGTTTATCCGATTTGGACTAATGTGGAAAGGATATAATATATATATATATATATATATATATATATATATAACAAGAGTTATATTATAAGTAGTGAATCAGTCACCTGCAGAATTCTTGGAACCATTTCTTTTGCAACCGAAATAAGAAATTTAGATCAAGATCTTTAAGCGTTGTGTTTGGATCTATTTCAGACTCCGGTTTAGTGGTAAGACGGCCATGAGATGATCCTTTGAGGTCAAAACGCCTATGGATGGAGTGGCCAGTACAGAATAGATTCCCCATGATCACAAACCTAACCTGCATGCACAAGTACTCTTCCATCAGTACTTGCAAAACTGAAATTGCTAATAACAATTCACTGCATAGACATGAATACAAAAAAAAAATGGTTGTTGACCTTTTTCTGTGCAGTGCCAGTCAGTTTCACGCAGTGGAGACCGAAGAACTTGGTAACTAGAGTGTTTTCACATGCCCTTACATGGTTGTAGTAAGCCGGAAGCATCCTTATAAGAACCTGTTTCAAATGAAAAAAATACAAATTAGTGGATATTTTGATTAACAGATTTTTTTTAAAAAAATTGTATACTAGTACTTACTTTTGTTTCTGCCTTCTTCATAGTCTTGATCATGTAGCGGTCATCATTGGTCAAGTAGAAGAAACTTCCACTTTTCCCTGGAGATGATAGCTCCCTAAGAGCATCATTGCCACAAATCGATAACATATAATCTGCTGCATCCACATTAAACAGTTTCCGCAGAGTCCTACACAACATTTTCATAAGTTTTCTTAAAACGAAAACACACATAAAAGATATCAAACACCAACCAAAGAAAAAAAAAGAGTTTCTCACCTGAAAACCACAGGACAATAGTCCTTCCATTTGAACTCACAAGACTGGTGCGGAGGAGTGTATTTAGATCCCTCAGATGGAAACTTCGTCCAAAGTTTTTCCTTTGGATCAAACGCAGAAGCCTTCAAATCAAGCGACGTTGCCGGTGCTGGTCTTCCAACAGAATGTCTGACAAAAAGAAACAACAATTATCAAACATAAAAAAAAAAAAGCAAAAACAAACAAAACACAAACAAAAGTATTTAGTTTACCTAATCCCAAGCTGCAAGTTAAGCATGAGATCATAATTCTTATGTCCTTTGGAGATAGTCTGTCCTTGTTTCTTAGCAGGTTGTATTCTCAACGGCCCCAACGGTGATCTGTTACTCTCCGTATCATCTACCTGAAGATAACCAGAACCATTATTCCTCAACTCCATTTCAGCATTACTAACTCTTCCATCAACAGACCTCCTCCTCGGCCTCTCACTGCTCTTGGTCCTGTTCCCACTACTACTCTGCTCAGAAGAAGAACCGTACCAAACCGGCATCTTCTGAGAAGGCAAAACCGGTATCCTCTGACAAGTACAAACCACACACTCACTCAAATCAACGTAGAACACTTGTTGCGGTTGCCAGTCAAAGTTCCCCGTGGACGTCGACGGGTAATAAGTCCCGTTCTGTTCTTTAGGATCTTTACTCCAAACACCGACGTAAAAACTCCCGTCCGACCAACGGAACGTTCCGTTGCCTTTCGGAGCAGAGTCTTCCCAAGACCCGTCGTAACGGTTCCCGTTGCTCCATATCATCGTCCCGTTACCGTTCATCATCCCGTTCTTCCACTGGCCGATATAATGATTCTCGTTCTTCCACTGGTACCTCCCGTGCCCGTCTTGCAACCCCCTCCGCCACTCACCGTCGTAGCAGTCTCCGTTGACATAGCTCTTCGTGCCTTGGCCGTGCCGCAGGTTCATCACCCACGAGCCTCGGTATAAATCTCCGGAGGAGTCTATGTATGTGCCTTTCCCATCCATGTAGCCGTTCTTGAAGTCGCCTTCGTAGGTGGCGCCGCTGGGCCAGCTGAAACGGCCTTTCCCCATGGTTTTGCCGCGGTGCCATTCTCCGACGTACATACAGCCGTCGGTCCAGAGGTATTTGCCGTGCCCGTGGGGGAGGTTGTCTCTCCATTGGCCTGTGTAGAAGTCTCCGCTCGGTAACGCTTTCTCCGCGTGGTAGGTTTCTCCCGTTGGTCGGCTGTAGTCGTCGGCGTCGTCCGCGTGTGCTACCGACATTTCTTATTTTGTTTTGTCTTTTTTTTTTTGTGTTTGTTTCAGATATGTCTTCGTCTTCGTTCCTTCATAGCTAGATCGCTAAGTCGCATTTGGAGGATTTTTTTTAAGACAATGGGAGGATCTTGGTCTTCTTTAGAACAGCGATGAGGACATAGAGAGAGAGGTGAGATGTTTTGATTGGTGTGGAGAAATGGTGATGATCAACAGAAAGATAGAAAGAGACGAGAATGTTGAAACAAGAAGAGGAAGGTATGTTGTGTGTTGAATTGGTGATGGTGATTCGATAGAGAGGTTGAAGAGTTTGGTAATGGCCATATTGTTATTGGAGCTCCGCGTTTGATTCCTAAAGCGACTACCTAACCAGACATCTGGAGGGGCCTCACAATGAGCGACGTGGTTCCCTTGTTAATGCTTACGTCATTTACTATTTTCCTATTTCTTTTTTTTGTCTATAAATAATACTTGTTGTAATGAGAAGTTCCCACCCGGTTATAGTTTTCTTTTAGTTCAAAATGTTTGACCTCATGAATCCGTACCCACCCTCTTTTAATATACGCTTAGGTTGTTGATAACAAAAGATAAGAGAATCGTTGAAAAGGAAAACTAAAATGAAATCAGACATAAAGTAAGAGTTTTGAGAGGTTTATCGACCTTACTAAGTTGCTATGATGCTTCACCGGTCTGACCTAAAATAAACAATGCTTACTTGTTTTTACAGTTTTGTTATTTGGTTTTGTGAAGATGAAAACCTTGATGACCAAGTTACTACGACAAAGATCAAAAGTGCTCAATGTTAACTTCAGCTCTAACTATGGGTGGTGTAAATCAAACTCAAGTTAGACATTTTTTTGGGACCACTTCTTGGGAAACGGCTACACCGCCTCTTCATGATCGTATCCTTTGTATCTCCAAGAGTTGAAAAGCACATTTGGAATGTTGTGGCAAGCGTGACTTGATGATGCAAGCAAGCGTTCAAGTTTGAAAGAAGCGTTTGCGTTAGGTCAAGCCTCAAGGTTCAAGACTTTTCATATAAATAGAAGGTCTTGTTGTATTGAGAAGATGTGAGAGAGAAACATAATACATAGATAGTGAGAAGAGAGAAAACTTGTAAGGTCTAAGCTTTGTGTCGAGTTTTCTCTAGACTTAGGAGTTGACAGAGTGAGTCTTAAGTGCTGGTGAAGGGCATTAAGGCGAGGATCACTTGGAGCTTCTATTGTAAACACTATCTGAATCTAGTGGATTCCGAGTTAAAGACTCGGCCAGACGTAGCTACCCTCGTTAACGGGAGAGAACTGGTTAAAGTCTTGTGTGTGCTCCCTCTTTTACTCTCTTTATCTCCTCTACTTCATATACTGAAGCCTATAATGGAAACCATCATCATAAGAGGGAGCACACACAAGACTTTAACATATAGATTCTGAAAAAAATTCAAAAAATACGACAATATTTTTTTAATGCATAGTTGCATCCTGCACTAATATATGATGATGTTCAAAGAGGTTTGGAGCCTTTGTTGTCTCTGTTATTCAAGAAAATACCGATTTTGGGAATATTATGAAGTTTTACTAAATTAATTGATAAAAAAGTTATAACGATTCCCATATACTATGAAAAAGAGCTTAAAATAAAATAATGCAAATGTAGAATGTGTTTAGAAATTTTAAAACAACACTAAATATTATAGGCTTCGGTATATAAAACATTTACCAAAAACTCAATATTTTCGTAGGGGCTAGTTAACACATGGATTTTGAGAAAATTTCAAAAAATATGAAAATATTGTTTTAATGCGTAGTTGCATCATGCACTAACATATGATAATTTTCAAAGAGGTATGTAGCCTTTGTTGTCTCTATTTTTCAAGGGAATATCGATTTTATAATTTTATAATGGTTAGTCCACTAATTTTGGTAGTATATGAAGTTTTACTAAATTAATTTATAAAAACAATTGGACGATGTTCATTTACCATGAAAAAGAGTTTAGCATATATTAATACAAATGTATAATATGGTTAGAAATTTTAAAACAACACTAAAGATTATAGGCTTCAGTATATAAAGTATTTACCAAAAACTCAATATTTTTGAGAAAATTTCAAAACATATGACAATATTGTTTTAATGCATCGTTGCATCCTGTACTAATATATGATGACGGTCAAACAGGTTTGGAACATTTTTTGTCACTATTTCTCTAGAGAGTAGCGATTTTATAAAGGTTAGTTAACTAATTTAGGGAGTATGTAAAGTTTTACTAAATTAATTTATAAAAAAAATTGAACGATGCTTATTTACCATGAAAAAGAGTGGCATACATTAATACAAATGTAGAATATAGTTAGAAATTTTAAATTAACACTAAAGATTATAAGCTTCAGTATATGAAGTATTTACCAAAAACTCAATATTTTCGTAAGGGTTAACACATAGATTTTGAGAAAATTTCAAAAAATACGACAATATGGTTTTAATGCATAGTTTCATCCTGCACTAATATATGATGATGTTCAAAGAGGTTTGGAGCATTTGTTGTCTCCGTTTTTCAAGAAAATAGTGATTTTATAGTGGTTATTCATCGATTAAGGGAATATTATGAAGTCTTACTAAATTAATTGATAAAAAATTTATAATGATTCCCATATACCATGAAAAATAGCTTAAAATACATTAATACAAATATAGAATGTGGTTAGAAATTTTAAAACAACACAAAAGATTATAGGTTTCAGTATTTAAAACATTTACCAAAAACTCAATATTTAGTGTTGTTAACACATAGATTTTGAGAAAATTTAAAAAAATATGACAATATTGTTTTAATGCATAATTTCATCTTGTACTAGTATATGATTTTATAACGGTTCATCTGATAATTTAGGGAGTATATGAACTTTTAATAAATTAATTTATAAAAACAATTGAACGATGCTTATTTACCATGAAAGAGAGTTTAACATACATTAATACAAATGTAGAATATGGTTAGAAATTTTAAAACAAAACTAAAGATTATAGGCTTTAGTATATAAATTATTTACCAAAAATTCAATATTTTCGTAGGGGTTAACACATAGATTTTGAGAAAATTTCAAAAAATACGACAATATTGTTTTAATGCATAGTTGTATCTTGTACTAATATATGATGATGGTCAAAGAGGTTTGAAGCATTTTTTTGTCTTCATTTCTCTAGAGAATAGCGATTTTATAATGGTTTGTCCACTAATTTAGGGACTATATAAAGTTTTACTAATTTAATTTATAAAAAAAATTGAACGATGTTCATTTACCATGAAAGAGAGTTTAACATACTTTAATACAAATGTAGAATATGGTTAGAAATTTTAAAACAACACTAAAGGTTATAGCCTTCAGTATATAAATTATTTTCCAAAAACTCAATATTTTCGTAAGGGTTAACACATATATTTTGAGAAAATTTCAAAAAATACAAAAATATTGTTTTAATGCATAGTTGCATCCTGCACTAACATATGATGATGTTTAAAGAGGTTTGGAGCCTTTATTGTCTCTATTTTTCAAGAAAATAGTAATTTCATAGTGGTTATTCCACCGATTTAGGGAGTATAATGAAGTTTTATGAAATTAACTGATAAAAAAATTATAATGATTCCCATATACCATGAAAAAGCTTAAAATACATTAATACAAATGTAGAATGTGGTTAGAAATTTTAAAACAACAGTAAAGATTATCGGATTCAGTATATAAAACATTTACCAAAAACTCAATATTTTCGTAGGGGTTAGTTAACAAATGGATTTTGTGAAAATTTCAAAAAATATGAAAATATTGTTTTAATGCATAGTTGCATCTTGCACTAAAATATGATGATGTTCAAAGAGGAATGAAGCATTTGTTGTCTCTATTTTTCAAGAGAATAACGATTTTATAATGGTTAGTCCACTAATTTTGGGAGTATATGAAGTTTTACGAAATTAATTTATAAAAACAATTGAACGATGTTCATTAACCATGAAAAAGAGTTTAGCATACATTAATACAAATGTATAATATGGTTAAAATTTTAAAACAACACTAAAGATTATAGGTTTCAGTATATAAAGTATTTACCAAAAACTCAATATTTTCGTAGGGTTAACACATAGATTTTTAAAACAAATTCAAAAAATATGACAATATTTTTAATGCATAATTGCATCCTGCACTAATATATGATATGTTCA
This sequence is a window from Brassica oleracea var. oleracea cultivar TO1000 chromosome C1, BOL, whole genome shotgun sequence. Protein-coding genes within it:
- the LOC106294887 gene encoding phosphatidylinositol 4-phosphate 5-kinase 6, whose translation is MSVAHADDADDYSRPTGETYHAEKALPSGDFYTGQWRDNLPHGHGKYLWTDGCMYVGEWHRGKTMGKGRFSWPSGATYEGDFKNGYMDGKGTYIDSSGDLYRGSWVMNLRHGQGTKSYVNGDCYDGEWRRGLQDGHGRYQWKNENHYIGQWKNGMMNGNGTMIWSNGNRYDGSWEDSAPKGNGTFRWSDGSFYVGVWSKDPKEQNGTYYPSTSTGNFDWQPQQVFYVDLSECVVCTCQRIPVLPSQKMPVWYGSSSEQSSSGNRTKSSERPRRRSVDGRVSNAEMELRNNGSGYLQVDDTESNRSPLGPLRIQPAKKQGQTISKGHKNYDLMLNLQLGIRHSVGRPAPATSLDLKASAFDPKEKLWTKFPSEGSKYTPPHQSCEFKWKDYCPVVFRTLRKLFNVDAADYMLSICGNDALRELSSPGKSGSFFYLTNDDRYMIKTMKKAETKVLIRMLPAYYNHVRACENTLVTKFFGLHCVKLTGTAQKKVRFVIMGNLFCTGHSIHRRFDLKGSSHGRLTTKPESEIDPNTTLKDLDLNFLFRLQKKWFQEFCRQVDKDCEFLEQERIMDYSLLVGLHFRESSCNNSATPTSGARTPTGDNRPSRGEMDRFLLDASKLASMQLGINMPARVERTVRRSDAENQLVGEPTGEFYDVILYFGVIDILQDYDISKKLEHAYKSMQYDPTSISAVDPKQYSRRFRDFIFRIFVEDT